A window of the Sporosarcina sp. FSL K6-2383 genome harbors these coding sequences:
- a CDS encoding uracil-DNA glycosylase, whose product MFRIPESIATLGKERIAGFPVEGFIYGEGPQKPELMLIGEAPGEFELVDGIPFIGRAGKELMKSLASIGLSREDVYITSAVRSRPYRWGTKKERDGTTTERKYNRPPTMKEIVAHAPVLDYELANIEPKLIVTLGNVGLQRLLGKEAKVTELHGQLLERPIQYLNELEDTTFNWTQRTYTIVPTFHPASIFYRPSHRPALDADWLAIGHRLSEMR is encoded by the coding sequence ATGTTCCGTATTCCTGAATCGATTGCAACACTCGGCAAAGAGCGAATCGCGGGTTTTCCAGTGGAGGGGTTTATTTATGGAGAAGGTCCGCAAAAACCGGAGCTGATGCTGATTGGGGAAGCACCGGGGGAGTTTGAACTGGTTGATGGCATTCCGTTTATTGGTCGTGCAGGGAAGGAATTGATGAAATCACTCGCATCGATTGGCTTGTCGCGTGAGGATGTCTACATTACAAGTGCGGTTCGCAGCAGACCGTATAGATGGGGAACGAAAAAGGAACGCGATGGTACGACAACGGAACGGAAATATAACCGTCCACCAACGATGAAAGAGATTGTGGCACATGCGCCCGTACTCGATTATGAATTGGCGAATATTGAGCCGAAGCTGATTGTCACGCTTGGTAACGTAGGATTACAGCGATTGCTAGGCAAGGAAGCTAAGGTGACAGAGCTACATGGACAACTACTAGAACGCCCCATCCAGTATTTGAATGAACTCGAAGATACGACGTTCAACTGGACGCAGCGAACGTATACAATTGTACCGACCTTCCATCCAGCGTCCATTTTTTATAGACCGTCACATCGCCCAGCATTGGACGCGGACTGGTTGGCGATTGGGCATCGATTGAGCGAAATGAGGTAA
- the hmpA gene encoding NO-inducible flavohemoprotein: MLSQETIKIIKSTVPVLEQHGTTITTVFYKNMFEKHPELLNIFNHANQSQGRQQTALANTVYAAAANIDNLAAILPAVVQIAHKHKSLGIKEEHYPIVGYHLLGAIKEVLGDAATSEIIAAWGEAYGVIADAFISIEKDMYDQAKQTDGGWETFKDFIIADKVVESDVITSFYLKPADGQPLPSYKPGQYISVRLNIPGEEYTVNRQYSLSQAATGDLYRISVKREDEFIPNGKASIFLHNKTAIGDIVEVSVPAGDFHLDMDSNNPVTLISGGVGITPMMSMYDTIAKTNSDRHVAFLHSARSRKHQAFDSVLQKLNESLANSTYATLYSEEGDGFIDREFLAANVLDGSDIYVCGPTPFMQAVIQGLYELGMPKEKVHFEFFGPAVQLELVNA; encoded by the coding sequence ATGCTATCTCAAGAGACAATCAAAATTATAAAATCAACAGTCCCTGTATTGGAACAACATGGTACAACAATTACAACCGTTTTCTATAAAAATATGTTCGAAAAACATCCTGAACTACTAAATATTTTCAACCATGCAAACCAGTCACAGGGTCGTCAGCAAACAGCCCTTGCCAATACAGTTTACGCTGCCGCTGCCAATATCGATAACCTTGCAGCTATTTTACCAGCTGTTGTCCAAATTGCCCACAAACATAAATCACTTGGCATCAAAGAAGAACATTATCCAATCGTCGGCTACCACCTATTAGGTGCCATTAAAGAAGTACTGGGCGATGCAGCTACATCAGAAATCATTGCCGCATGGGGTGAAGCTTATGGTGTCATCGCAGATGCATTTATTAGCATTGAAAAAGACATGTATGATCAAGCTAAACAAACAGATGGCGGTTGGGAAACATTCAAAGACTTCATCATTGCAGACAAAGTCGTTGAAAGTGATGTCATTACATCCTTCTACTTAAAACCAGCAGACGGTCAGCCATTACCGTCTTACAAACCAGGTCAATATATTTCAGTACGCCTAAATATCCCAGGCGAAGAATACACAGTGAACCGCCAATATAGCTTATCACAAGCTGCAACGGGTGACCTTTACCGCATCTCTGTGAAGCGTGAAGACGAGTTCATCCCAAATGGTAAAGCATCCATCTTCCTTCATAATAAGACAGCTATTGGCGATATAGTCGAAGTCAGTGTGCCCGCTGGTGACTTCCACCTCGATATGGATAGTAATAATCCCGTCACACTTATTAGCGGTGGTGTCGGCATCACACCAATGATGAGCATGTACGACACGATTGCTAAAACGAATTCAGACCGCCACGTTGCCTTTTTACACTCGGCACGTTCACGTAAACATCAGGCATTCGACAGTGTTCTACAAAAACTGAATGAGTCCTTAGCCAACTCAACTTACGCTACTCTTTACTCTGAGGAAGGTGATGGCTTCATCGACCGCGAATTCTTAGCTGCTAATGTTTTGGATGGCAGTGACATTTACGTCTGTGGGCCCACACCATTCATGCAAGCGGTTATCCAAGGTTTATATGAGCTTGGAATGCCAAAAGAAAAAGTTCACTTCGAATTTTTCGGTCCAGCCGTTCAACTCGAATTGGTAAACGCATAA
- a CDS encoding DNA-3-methyladenine glycosylase: MYTPIERSFFQAPVLELAKNLLGQCIVHEQPDGLLVARIVETEAYHGPEDQAAHSFGNRRTKRTDVMFEEAGLVYTYRMHTHTLINVVSAPIGTPHAILIRAVEPVEGLEQMKENRGVHLKIHDWTNGPGKLTKALGITMDYYGHHWSERPLFIAEGPGVGEIVAGPRVGIGNSGEAVHYPWRFYEKDNPFVSKYRA, translated from the coding sequence ATTTACACACCCATTGAGAGATCATTTTTTCAAGCACCTGTCTTAGAGTTGGCAAAAAATTTACTTGGGCAGTGTATCGTCCATGAGCAACCAGATGGATTACTTGTGGCCCGTATTGTCGAAACCGAGGCGTATCATGGACCAGAAGATCAGGCGGCGCACAGCTTTGGTAATCGTCGGACGAAGCGGACGGATGTGATGTTTGAAGAGGCGGGGCTTGTTTACACGTATAGAATGCATACACATACGCTTATTAATGTGGTCAGTGCTCCGATTGGTACGCCGCATGCGATTTTAATCCGCGCGGTTGAGCCGGTTGAAGGACTTGAGCAGATGAAAGAAAATCGTGGTGTTCATTTGAAGATACATGATTGGACGAATGGACCGGGAAAACTGACGAAAGCGCTGGGCATCACGATGGATTATTACGGTCATCATTGGTCTGAAAGGCCGCTATTTATTGCTGAAGGTCCCGGAGTTGGAGAGATAGTGGCGGGTCCACGTGTGGGCATTGGTAATTCAGGTGAGGCGGTCCATTACCCGTGGCGTTTTTATGAGAAGGACAATCCATTTGTGTCGAAATATCGTGCGTGA
- a CDS encoding siderophore ABC transporter substrate-binding protein, which yields MKKFTMALLMVALMALLVACGAKDDAADDKTAGSTAESEVEGTEAAEPEMLTIKHDLGEAQIAKNPEKVVVFDFGMLDTLDELGVEVAGVPQANIPSYLSKYEDEKYTNVGGLKEPDFETIHAMQPDVIFISARQSAMYEELNDIAPTIFVGVDTTKYMESFKGNMEMIAELFGKEGKMAEELADIDSQIATISEKSVNNDGKTLIVLGNEGKVSAYGPSSRFGIIHDVFGFKAADENLEVSTHGQSISFEYILETNPDILFVIDRDAAVGGDASAKDSIENELVIKTNAYKDGKIIYLDPNYWYLSGGGLQSVKEMIKEIEEVL from the coding sequence ATGAAAAAATTTACAATGGCATTACTGATGGTAGCATTAATGGCGTTACTTGTAGCGTGTGGAGCGAAAGATGATGCAGCAGATGATAAAACAGCGGGTAGCACTGCAGAATCAGAAGTAGAAGGAACTGAAGCGGCAGAACCAGAAATGCTAACAATTAAGCATGATCTTGGAGAAGCACAAATTGCAAAAAATCCAGAAAAAGTTGTTGTTTTCGATTTCGGTATGCTTGATACGCTTGATGAGCTAGGTGTTGAAGTTGCAGGTGTTCCACAAGCGAATATCCCTTCATATTTATCAAAATATGAGGATGAAAAGTATACAAATGTTGGTGGTTTGAAAGAACCTGATTTTGAAACGATTCATGCTATGCAACCAGACGTAATCTTCATCTCAGCCCGTCAATCTGCTATGTATGAAGAGTTAAATGACATTGCTCCAACAATCTTTGTCGGAGTGGATACAACGAAGTACATGGAGTCATTTAAAGGGAACATGGAAATGATTGCAGAACTATTTGGTAAGGAAGGTAAAATGGCTGAAGAGCTTGCGGACATTGACAGCCAAATTGCGACGATTAGTGAAAAATCCGTTAATAATGATGGGAAAACATTGATCGTTCTTGGTAATGAAGGAAAAGTAAGCGCATATGGACCAAGTTCACGTTTCGGTATCATTCATGACGTATTTGGTTTCAAAGCAGCTGATGAAAACCTTGAAGTATCTACGCACGGTCAAAGTATCTCATTCGAATATATTCTTGAAACAAATCCAGATATTCTATTTGTAATCGACCGTGACGCGGCAGTTGGTGGCGATGCAAGTGCTAAAGATTCAATCGAAAACGAGTTAGTGATTAAAACAAATGCTTATAAAGACGGAAAAATCATTTACCTAGATCCAAACTATTGGTACCTATCTGGTGGCGGACTTCAGTCTGTCAAAGAAATGATTAAAGAAATCGAAGAAGTATTGTAA
- a CDS encoding iron chelate uptake ABC transporter family permease subunit: MRNSTKLLILAGIATLFCALYLFQGLNGSYDYALPRRGIKVLAMVITGVAIAYSTVIFQTITHNRILTPSIMGLDSLYLLLQTVLIFFFGSGHMMIINKHVNFVLSIGAMIVFALLLYRFLFRGGKQPIYFLLLVGIIVGTFFGSITTFLQVLIDPNEFMLVQDKMFASFNNVSGELVWWALAIVVITFAIGWKSINELDVLSLGRDTAINLGISYDKVVKTMLILSSVLIAVSTALVGPITFFGLIVANLSYQFFKTYKHSVLIAGASVMSVIALVGGQWVVERIFTFSTTLSVIINFVGGVYFIYLLLKESRST; the protein is encoded by the coding sequence ATGCGTAATTCAACGAAACTGCTTATACTTGCTGGAATAGCTACTTTGTTCTGTGCTCTTTATTTGTTCCAAGGTTTAAATGGAAGTTATGACTATGCACTACCTCGCAGAGGGATTAAGGTATTGGCGATGGTCATTACAGGTGTCGCAATCGCTTATTCGACAGTGATCTTCCAGACGATTACACATAATCGGATTTTGACACCGAGTATTATGGGACTAGATTCGCTGTATTTACTTTTACAGACAGTACTCATTTTCTTCTTTGGGTCAGGTCATATGATGATCATCAACAAACATGTGAATTTTGTATTATCCATTGGAGCAATGATCGTATTTGCGCTTCTGCTTTACCGGTTTTTATTCCGGGGAGGGAAACAGCCCATCTACTTCTTGTTACTTGTTGGAATCATCGTCGGAACATTTTTCGGAAGTATTACGACGTTTTTACAAGTACTCATTGATCCCAATGAATTCATGCTTGTGCAGGATAAGATGTTTGCCAGCTTTAACAATGTGAGTGGGGAGCTCGTTTGGTGGGCACTTGCCATTGTCGTTATCACATTTGCCATAGGTTGGAAATCTATTAATGAGCTGGATGTGCTGTCACTTGGTAGAGATACAGCCATTAACTTAGGTATTTCCTATGATAAAGTCGTAAAAACAATGCTCATCCTGTCCTCTGTTCTTATTGCTGTATCAACAGCGCTTGTTGGGCCAATTACGTTTTTCGGTTTGATTGTTGCGAATTTGTCTTATCAGTTTTTCAAAACATATAAACACTCGGTTCTTATCGCAGGTGCCTCTGTCATGAGTGTCATTGCTCTTGTTGGGGGACAGTGGGTTGTCGAACGGATCTTCACATTTTCAACGACACTCAGTGTGATTATTAACTTCGTTGGCGGTGTTTACTTCATCTATCTACTATTAAAGGAGAGTCGATCTACATGA
- a CDS encoding alpha/beta hydrolase, with amino-acid sequence MLHYRTIEKNPTAPWVTFIHGAGGSSSVWFKQIREFRKGHNVLLIDLRGHGKSERDQWQKGDTFADVSKEVIDVLDDVGIEKSHIIGMSLGTIVAQTIADRFPERVKSLILGGAIIRFDIRTKILLWVGRASKRFVPYMFIYKIFAYIIMPLKKHEESRLAFVNEAKKMCQKEFVKWMSLTSLINPYLTRLQVSTNAIPTLFLMGDEDYLFIPPIEEVVRRNEGFEFIKIKKSGHVCNIDQPDLFNQFSIDYIAKIEQKNAVIQFG; translated from the coding sequence TTGCTTCACTATCGAACTATCGAAAAGAACCCAACTGCCCCTTGGGTGACATTCATACACGGTGCGGGCGGTAGCTCTTCTGTGTGGTTTAAGCAGATTCGAGAATTTAGAAAAGGGCATAATGTTTTGCTGATTGACTTGCGTGGTCACGGTAAATCAGAGCGCGACCAATGGCAAAAAGGGGATACTTTTGCGGATGTCTCGAAAGAAGTGATTGATGTGTTGGATGACGTCGGAATCGAGAAGTCGCATATCATTGGTATGTCTTTAGGTACAATCGTTGCGCAAACAATTGCAGATCGTTTCCCTGAGCGTGTGAAATCGCTGATTCTTGGCGGAGCGATTATTCGCTTTGATATTCGGACGAAAATATTACTATGGGTTGGGCGTGCTTCTAAGCGCTTTGTACCTTATATGTTCATTTATAAAATATTTGCCTATATTATCATGCCGCTTAAAAAGCATGAAGAATCGCGTTTAGCGTTCGTCAATGAGGCGAAGAAGATGTGCCAGAAGGAATTCGTTAAATGGATGTCCCTAACGAGTCTCATTAATCCCTATTTGACACGCTTACAGGTCTCAACAAATGCGATTCCGACATTGTTTTTAATGGGTGATGAGGATTATTTATTCATCCCACCGATTGAGGAAGTAGTACGACGTAACGAAGGATTTGAATTTATCAAGATAAAAAAGTCTGGACATGTCTGCAATATTGACCAACCAGATTTGTTCAATCAGTTTTCGATTGACTATATTGCGAAAATTGAACAGAAAAACGCCGTCATCCAATTTGGGTGA
- a CDS encoding MFS transporter — protein sequence MFDAMDVGILSFVIAALAIEWQLSPAEMGWIGSVNSIGMAVGALGFGLLADRIGRKNVFMMTLVLFSVASGLSALTMTLTAFLILRFFVGAGLGGELPVASTLVSESVAAHERGRVVVLLESFWAAGWLIAALIAYFVIPNFGWRVALIITALPAFYAIYLRRKLPDSPKFVADGKPKQSALEKMKLLWSKKYARRTLMLWIVWFTVVFSYYGMFLWLPSVMVLKGFSLIKSFGYVLIMTLAQLPGYFSAAWLIERVGRKFVLATYLIGTAASALVFGSAETLPMLLTFGALLSFFNLGAWGALYAYSPEQYPTAIRATGSGMAAAIGRVGGIFGPLLVGSLLAAGYEFGLIFGIFCGAIIIGVLAVVLLGTETKQLELE from the coding sequence ATGTTCGATGCGATGGATGTCGGCATTTTGTCGTTTGTCATTGCTGCATTGGCGATAGAGTGGCAATTGTCACCTGCCGAGATGGGCTGGATTGGTAGTGTGAATTCAATTGGAATGGCCGTTGGGGCGCTAGGATTTGGTTTGCTGGCGGATCGAATCGGACGTAAAAATGTCTTTATGATGACGCTTGTTTTATTCTCAGTCGCAAGCGGATTGTCAGCGCTGACGATGACGTTGACTGCATTTTTAATTTTACGCTTTTTTGTCGGCGCAGGACTTGGCGGAGAATTGCCGGTTGCTTCAACGCTTGTATCGGAAAGTGTGGCGGCACATGAACGGGGTCGTGTCGTTGTGTTACTTGAAAGTTTTTGGGCGGCTGGCTGGTTGATTGCCGCACTGATTGCGTACTTTGTTATTCCGAATTTTGGCTGGCGGGTCGCATTAATTATTACAGCATTACCGGCCTTTTACGCGATTTACTTACGTCGGAAGTTGCCTGACTCGCCAAAGTTCGTGGCAGACGGCAAGCCAAAGCAGTCGGCGTTGGAAAAAATGAAATTATTATGGTCGAAAAAATACGCACGTCGAACGTTAATGTTATGGATTGTCTGGTTCACAGTCGTCTTTTCTTATTATGGCATGTTCCTGTGGCTGCCAAGTGTGATGGTGCTGAAAGGCTTTAGCTTGATCAAAAGCTTTGGTTATGTGCTCATTATGACACTTGCACAATTACCAGGTTATTTTTCAGCGGCTTGGTTAATTGAGCGGGTCGGTCGGAAGTTTGTTTTGGCGACGTATTTAATTGGAACAGCGGCGAGTGCGCTGGTGTTTGGTAGCGCGGAAACGTTGCCGATGCTGCTTACTTTTGGTGCGTTGTTATCCTTCTTCAATCTAGGTGCATGGGGAGCGCTCTATGCCTATTCACCGGAGCAGTATCCGACGGCAATTCGAGCAACGGGATCGGGGATGGCGGCTGCAATTGGACGAGTGGGTGGTATTTTTGGACCATTACTTGTCGGTTCATTGCTGGCAGCGGGATATGAATTTGGTTTGATTTTCGGTATTTTTTGTGGAGCTATTATCATTGGTGTATTAGCCGTAGTGTTGTTAGGGACCGAAACGAAGCAATTAGAATTGGAATGA
- a CDS encoding ATP-binding cassette domain-containing protein — protein MIQVRELSKFYGKKMVVEKVNVNIHPGKITSFIGPNGAGKSTLLSMVSRLLDADTGEVLVDKDNVKHMKSNEFSKRVSILKQSNFMNVRLTIRELVSFGRFPHSKGRLTAEDVTVIDQAMNYMDLMDMQHDYLDELSGGQRQRAFIAMVIAQDTDYILLDEPLNNLDMKHSVQIMKILRRLVDELGKTVVIVLHDINFASVYSDRIVALKNGRVVKDGPTNDIITSDSLKEIYDMDIPIKQMNNCRICVYFNS, from the coding sequence ATGATTCAGGTCCGTGAACTGTCGAAGTTTTATGGTAAAAAAATGGTCGTGGAAAAGGTGAATGTCAATATTCATCCTGGAAAGATTACGTCCTTCATCGGGCCGAATGGTGCGGGGAAATCGACGCTTCTATCAATGGTGAGTCGTCTTTTAGATGCAGATACTGGTGAAGTACTTGTTGATAAAGACAATGTGAAGCACATGAAATCCAATGAGTTTTCAAAAAGGGTTTCCATTTTGAAACAATCGAATTTCATGAATGTTCGTCTTACGATCCGGGAATTGGTGTCATTTGGGCGGTTCCCGCATTCAAAGGGGAGATTGACGGCGGAGGACGTTACAGTGATAGATCAAGCGATGAATTATATGGATTTAATGGATATGCAGCATGATTATCTCGACGAGTTATCGGGTGGACAACGCCAGCGTGCATTTATTGCAATGGTTATTGCACAGGATACGGATTACATTTTACTTGATGAGCCACTTAATAATTTGGATATGAAGCATTCTGTTCAGATTATGAAGATCCTAAGAAGACTTGTTGATGAGCTGGGTAAGACTGTTGTCATTGTTTTGCATGATATTAACTTTGCCTCCGTCTATTCGGATCGAATTGTCGCCTTGAAGAATGGCCGTGTTGTGAAAGATGGACCGACGAATGACATTATTACTTCTGACTCATTAAAAGAAATTTACGATATGGATATTCCGATTAAGCAAATGAATAATTGTCGTATATGTGTGTACTTTAATTCATAA
- a CDS encoding ABC transporter permease: MKKRYLIVAVITLSFLSLFVGVSRITPMDLLDFKSEQTEIFLISRLPRLVAILLAGAGMSIAGLIMQQLSRNKFVSPTTAGTLDATRLGILVSMLLFANASTIEKMIVAFVFALAGTLLFMQILDRIKFKDAIFIPLVGLMFGNILSSITTFFAYKADVIQNMSAWLQGDFSMIMKGRYELLYISIPVLIVTYLYANRFTVAGMGEDFSKNLGLAYRRIVNIGLILVALITTTVVLTVGMIPFLGLIIPNIVSIFKGDHLQKTLPHTALLGAIFLLVCDILGRVLIYPYEISISLMVGVIGSAIFLYLLFRRKAYA; encoded by the coding sequence ATGAAGAAACGTTATTTGATAGTCGCAGTTATCACTCTTTCATTCCTATCGCTCTTTGTAGGGGTGAGCCGTATTACACCGATGGATCTGTTGGACTTCAAATCGGAACAAACGGAAATATTCTTAATTAGCCGTCTGCCAAGACTGGTCGCCATTCTTCTTGCTGGAGCAGGGATGAGTATCGCAGGTCTCATTATGCAGCAGCTAAGCCGGAATAAATTCGTTTCTCCAACGACAGCAGGAACGCTGGATGCAACACGTCTTGGGATTCTCGTCTCGATGTTGTTATTTGCGAACGCATCCACGATTGAAAAAATGATCGTCGCTTTTGTATTTGCGCTTGCCGGCACGTTACTGTTTATGCAAATTCTGGACCGCATCAAGTTCAAGGACGCGATTTTCATTCCACTTGTCGGGCTGATGTTCGGAAATATTCTATCGTCGATTACGACGTTTTTTGCCTATAAGGCGGATGTCATCCAAAATATGTCGGCATGGCTACAAGGTGATTTTTCGATGATTATGAAAGGACGTTACGAACTTCTATACATAAGTATTCCGGTGCTCATCGTAACCTATCTCTACGCCAATCGATTTACAGTGGCTGGAATGGGGGAAGATTTCTCGAAAAACCTCGGACTTGCTTATAGACGGATCGTCAATATCGGATTAATACTGGTTGCACTTATTACGACAACGGTCGTATTAACAGTCGGAATGATTCCATTCCTTGGATTGATCATTCCGAATATCGTCTCTATATTCAAAGGAGATCATTTACAAAAAACATTACCGCATACTGCTTTACTCGGTGCAATCTTCCTACTCGTATGTGATATTTTGGGCAGAGTCCTCATCTATCCTTACGAAATTTCCATCAGTTTGATGGTTGGCGTCATCGGCAGTGCAATCTTCCTCTACTTATTGTTTAGGAGGAAGGCCTATGCGTAA
- a CDS encoding FapA family protein, which produces MGKSISVKAETVEQAIQMALSILELTFEEVRVEVVSNPKRNLFGLRKMMAEVTVTQLEGASLDETVEQYVNMPMPTEKVEEQEVAGARILDGKIDVFFAGDNYPVILPGKNCKVDVNYEQIFGRTIISPGDRVHVTVSDALIPPQFSIQLMEQGMLAMLTFTPGKKVKRKLHDTEFKQALQVDAFEEIDYYNDLKPQLIVDRLRAMGVQKGLLFPAIKKVTEVIKPYEIIVAKGVPPVEGLDGDLEMHIEYKEKAPGELEKVDFRELNLILSVEAGQVIATYIPSVPGTDGVNLLGQVITAKKVKDIVIRPGKNVSQLGTDIVAEISGRPAVDWREKLVTIEINPEHFHAGEVDLESGNIRFEGDVRIGGGIQTAMFVGATGTIFVGGAVTKATIHAMKSAILMGNVFSSTISVGQQEFIIGELTMQLKEIIVLLEQIQDAVQRVLVIRGHEGEDLTTSELNHLIRLLLEKKYPTFQELNKDFIQKVKNNAQQLSAEWTDLADKFYSIFVTAQHKGLEDADGFGLLIGEVRTLVELYGTKMSQALLSVPYAINSVLYSSGMIEVTSKGVYHSSVTAGDSIKVKGVCRGGEIIATHKVSLQETGSENLVKTVVRTGEKGMITIGLAHAGTEIQIGQRHYTFMDKKLGVRAYLDDDGDLVVN; this is translated from the coding sequence ATGGGAAAATCGATTTCGGTGAAGGCGGAAACAGTGGAACAGGCTATCCAGATGGCGTTGTCTATTTTAGAATTAACGTTCGAGGAAGTCCGTGTGGAAGTTGTATCAAATCCTAAAAGAAACCTTTTTGGTTTGAGGAAAATGATGGCTGAAGTAACAGTTACACAGCTAGAAGGGGCATCGTTGGATGAGACGGTCGAACAATACGTTAATATGCCAATGCCTACGGAAAAGGTGGAGGAGCAGGAAGTAGCGGGAGCTCGTATACTGGATGGTAAGATTGACGTATTTTTTGCTGGCGATAATTATCCAGTTATCTTGCCGGGGAAAAATTGTAAAGTAGACGTGAATTATGAGCAAATTTTTGGGCGAACAATTATTTCGCCAGGCGATAGAGTGCATGTGACCGTCAGTGATGCATTAATCCCACCTCAGTTTTCAATCCAATTAATGGAGCAGGGTATGCTGGCAATGCTCACTTTCACGCCCGGGAAAAAAGTGAAACGAAAGCTTCATGATACGGAATTCAAGCAAGCGCTTCAGGTTGATGCTTTTGAGGAAATTGATTATTACAATGACCTCAAGCCACAACTGATTGTAGATCGGCTGAGAGCGATGGGTGTACAAAAAGGTTTGCTGTTCCCAGCAATTAAGAAAGTGACAGAAGTCATTAAGCCATATGAAATTATTGTAGCAAAAGGAGTACCTCCTGTAGAGGGACTTGATGGGGATTTAGAAATGCATATCGAATACAAGGAAAAAGCGCCTGGAGAATTGGAAAAGGTTGATTTTCGCGAATTGAACTTGATTCTTTCAGTGGAAGCAGGGCAGGTCATTGCAACCTATATTCCATCGGTTCCTGGAACGGACGGCGTTAACTTGCTTGGACAGGTCATTACTGCTAAAAAGGTCAAAGACATTGTCATTCGCCCAGGTAAAAATGTCTCGCAGCTGGGTACTGATATTGTGGCTGAAATATCAGGAAGACCCGCTGTCGATTGGCGAGAAAAGCTAGTTACTATTGAAATTAATCCTGAACATTTTCATGCAGGTGAGGTAGATTTGGAAAGTGGTAATATCCGCTTTGAGGGAGATGTACGAATCGGTGGCGGTATCCAAACGGCAATGTTTGTTGGAGCGACAGGTACAATCTTTGTCGGTGGAGCTGTAACGAAGGCTACGATTCATGCTATGAAATCTGCGATATTGATGGGCAATGTTTTTTCATCAACAATTAGTGTTGGGCAACAGGAATTTATCATTGGAGAGCTAACGATGCAGCTAAAGGAAATTATTGTCTTACTGGAACAAATCCAGGATGCTGTCCAGCGGGTGCTGGTCATTCGAGGGCACGAGGGGGAAGATTTAACGACGTCCGAGCTCAATCATCTCATTCGGTTACTATTGGAAAAAAAGTATCCAACATTCCAAGAGCTGAATAAGGATTTCATTCAAAAGGTGAAAAATAATGCGCAGCAGCTATCAGCCGAATGGACGGATCTTGCAGATAAATTCTATTCGATATTTGTCACCGCACAGCATAAGGGGTTGGAGGATGCGGATGGTTTTGGTTTGTTGATTGGGGAAGTCAGAACCTTGGTGGAGTTATATGGGACGAAAATGTCGCAGGCACTTCTCTCGGTGCCATATGCCATCAATAGTGTGCTGTATAGTAGTGGCATGATTGAAGTGACATCGAAGGGCGTATACCATAGTTCGGTGACAGCCGGCGACAGTATCAAAGTAAAAGGCGTGTGTCGTGGTGGGGAAATTATTGCGACGCATAAAGTGTCTCTACAGGAAACTGGCTCAGAGAATCTTGTGAAGACGGTTGTACGAACGGGTGAAAAAGGCATGATTACGATAGGGCTAGCACATGCAGGAACTGAAATTCAAATTGGACAAAGGCATTACACATTTATGGATAAAAAGCTGGGTGTGCGTGCTTATCTTGATGATGATGGTGATTTAGTTGTGAATTGA
- a CDS encoding DUF6054 family protein: MSVREFTVNISPALAMNAIEAYIMKEDATGTLIDWYVRLVGEHEVHVLIMEKYYMRTSNRASLTVTIDNFGGDTKVHAVASGGSASPFLRIDWGAEKDFVNSVEAALGTSII; the protein is encoded by the coding sequence ATGTCGGTTCGTGAGTTTACTGTAAATATTTCGCCAGCATTGGCGATGAATGCGATTGAAGCGTACATAATGAAAGAAGATGCCACTGGGACGCTTATTGACTGGTATGTAAGGTTGGTTGGAGAGCATGAAGTCCATGTCCTCATTATGGAGAAGTATTATATGCGTACTAGCAACCGGGCATCGCTGACAGTGACGATTGATAATTTTGGTGGAGATACAAAAGTCCATGCAGTGGCATCGGGCGGTTCAGCGAGCCCTTTTCTTCGCATCGATTGGGGAGCGGAGAAAGATTTTGTGAACAGTGTTGAAGCGGCTTTAGGAACTTCGATTATTTAA